In Nocardia sputorum, a single genomic region encodes these proteins:
- a CDS encoding type VII secretion system-associated protein, producing the protein MTEQSNGNDAEWLFLIDPGWQPADEDDRPPAHAVLGGWFVDTHGTAGEFQPNPDYHPADEGPFIDPIDATLRLVLEKRAEPGQLLATLRGAVVGVAVDENGNPVVAASPDQIPCVLVTSAPEHRRHAQVEGWTEVSMAELAAALPEEGIDVLINPGAPASMRLLAGAVKAAVAVAT; encoded by the coding sequence ATGACCGAGCAGAGCAACGGCAACGACGCGGAATGGCTGTTCCTGATAGATCCGGGCTGGCAGCCCGCCGACGAGGACGATCGCCCGCCCGCGCACGCGGTGCTGGGCGGCTGGTTCGTCGATACCCACGGCACAGCAGGCGAATTCCAGCCCAACCCCGACTACCACCCCGCCGACGAGGGGCCCTTCATCGATCCGATCGACGCGACATTGCGGCTGGTCCTGGAGAAGCGAGCCGAACCGGGCCAGCTGCTGGCGACCCTGCGCGGCGCGGTGGTCGGTGTCGCGGTCGACGAGAACGGCAATCCGGTCGTCGCGGCGTCCCCGGATCAGATCCCCTGCGTGCTGGTGACCTCGGCGCCCGAACACCGCCGGCACGCGCAGGTCGAAGGCTGGACCGAGGTCTCGATGGCCGAACTCGCCGCGGCGCTGCCGGAGGAGGGCATCGATGTCCTGATCAATCCCGGCGCTCCCGCATCGATGCGGCTGCTCGCCGGTGCGGTCAAGGCGGCGGTCGCCGTCGCGACCTGA
- a CDS encoding cytochrome P450: MELRERPNDSITARLIDYAAHETPAWTDKRLRDIIVTLLIAGHETSVVAYAWATQYLLHNPHPRAELVAEAREARTDRYAHACNTEALRMQSPVIGTLPFPLTEDIALGGYRIPRSTMVFAAASALHHDEDLYPEPEAFRPERWFQTTPDRYGYIPFGVGVHRCPGSTFYFTEAAILLHRLFGRLDLEPCDPSVDPARFIFGVVARPRGNTRVIVRQRRNAEDVPWYRPVENEKPSPLKQALLPDPPETAEPAHCPFAPDSHTSGEG, encoded by the coding sequence TTGGAACTGCGTGAACGACCCAACGACAGCATCACCGCCAGGCTCATCGACTACGCCGCCCACGAAACCCCGGCCTGGACCGACAAGCGACTGCGCGACATCATCGTCACCCTGCTCATCGCCGGCCACGAAACCTCGGTCGTCGCCTATGCCTGGGCCACCCAATATCTGCTGCACAACCCGCACCCTCGCGCCGAACTCGTCGCCGAAGCCCGCGAAGCCCGCACCGACCGCTACGCCCACGCCTGCAACACCGAAGCACTGCGCATGCAATCCCCCGTCATCGGGACACTTCCGTTCCCGCTGACAGAAGACATCGCGCTCGGCGGCTACCGAATCCCCAGGAGCACCATGGTTTTCGCTGCAGCGAGCGCGCTGCACCACGACGAGGACCTGTATCCCGAGCCCGAAGCGTTCCGGCCCGAACGATGGTTCCAGACCACACCCGACCGATACGGGTACATCCCCTTCGGCGTGGGTGTCCACCGTTGCCCGGGCAGCACCTTCTACTTCACCGAAGCAGCCATCCTGCTGCACCGCCTCTTCGGCCGCCTCGACCTCGAACCCTGCGACCCGAGCGTGGACCCCGCACGGTTCATCTTCGGCGTCGTCGCCCGCCCCAGAGGCAACACCCGAGTCATCGTGCGGCAGCGCAGAAACGCCGAAGACGTGCCGTGGTACCGGCCCGTTGAGAACGAGAAGCCATCTCCGCTGAAGCAAGCGCTCCTACCGGACCCACCCGAAACCGCTGAACCGGCCCACTGCCCCTTCGCTCCCGATTCGCATACCTCCGGGGAGGGCTGA
- a CDS encoding MlaD family protein, giving the protein MKPRSVLSLGAIAAVSVVGSAYLAFGVVGADPFAEYTTVTMRVADSGGLATGSPVLLSGIEVGEITAVDSTASGVRVTMDIHAMYQVPADSLVTIENLSWLGEPYVEFAPQSPGGRNLRDGEAIDTALVRPPLSIPELARLVTRVLSRIDPAAANALVDTFTEALTGTEAVVPELSRSTGLLAAALAARSPAVGELLGDLQSIAPDMADAGPALTVARPPLIEFGQRVDDIAEAIGRLFRTGDAPRMYQEGTGLVPFVHRLGQWVDEIGPQLAPLAPILQPLVDAIVGTIPRVDIGDLIFAALASTDPGDGAIHLRIAVK; this is encoded by the coding sequence ATGAAACCGCGCTCGGTGCTGTCTCTCGGGGCGATCGCCGCCGTATCGGTGGTGGGCTCGGCCTATCTGGCCTTCGGTGTCGTCGGCGCGGACCCGTTCGCCGAGTACACCACCGTCACCATGCGCGTGGCCGACTCCGGAGGTCTGGCAACCGGATCGCCCGTGCTGTTGTCCGGGATCGAGGTGGGCGAGATCACCGCCGTCGACTCGACCGCCTCCGGAGTGCGGGTGACGATGGACATCCACGCGATGTACCAGGTTCCGGCCGACAGCCTCGTCACCATCGAGAATCTGTCGTGGCTGGGCGAGCCCTATGTGGAGTTTGCGCCGCAGTCGCCGGGCGGACGGAACCTGCGCGACGGTGAGGCGATCGATACGGCGCTCGTGCGCCCGCCGCTGTCGATCCCGGAACTGGCCCGGCTGGTCACCCGGGTGCTGAGCCGCATCGACCCGGCCGCCGCCAACGCCCTCGTCGACACATTCACCGAGGCGCTGACCGGAACCGAGGCGGTCGTGCCCGAACTCTCGCGCTCCACCGGGCTGCTCGCCGCCGCTCTCGCCGCCCGGTCCCCGGCGGTGGGTGAACTGCTGGGTGATCTGCAGAGCATCGCACCGGACATGGCCGACGCCGGGCCCGCGCTGACGGTGGCCCGTCCACCGCTGATCGAGTTCGGCCAGCGCGTAGACGATATCGCCGAGGCCATCGGCCGCCTGTTCCGCACAGGCGACGCGCCCCGGATGTACCAGGAAGGCACGGGACTCGTGCCCTTCGTGCACCGGCTCGGCCAGTGGGTCGACGAGATCGGCCCGCAACTGGCACCGCTGGCGCCGATCCTGCAGCCGCTCGTGGACGCCATCGTGGGGACGATCCCGCGCGTCGACATCGGCGACCTCATCTTCGCGGCCCTGGCCTCCACCGACCCCGGCGACGGCGCGATCCACCTCCGCATCGCCGTCAAATGA
- a CDS encoding MlaD family protein, whose amino-acid sequence MSGRIRSRPTVVHTVLGSRATMSVAGALVLVAVAVLGYLVVADPLRRTVSYCALMPDSVGLYPGNHVTMRGIPVGTVTGVRPAGDKVRVDFAVDAEHPVLADASATTLSRNVTTDRDLAVLHSGTVLDRWDPGQCLTRTLTPKSLTETLHAVAELSEQLLGPETEQNDEIGRLVTQLNTATAGTGPQLNALIAKLGAALDHPDAAIGRLSGIIDSLAALADSVSTHWGTINSMVLGLESILRQVNNELFSETTVIIDRFRRVLPMLNDITTMFGDPIFLLLDASVPLIRFLGAHIATLRQIVEMIPVITGAFTAIIDPRTGAPGLTYAPPRVTVPTPEAEKICAAIAMVAPGRCSAADGVATVDLVRLVLASAGAR is encoded by the coding sequence ATGTCCGGTCGGATTCGTTCACGCCCGACGGTTGTGCACACCGTGCTCGGGTCCCGCGCGACCATGTCCGTGGCCGGGGCGCTGGTGCTGGTCGCGGTCGCCGTGCTGGGCTATCTCGTCGTCGCGGACCCGCTGCGCAGAACGGTGTCCTACTGCGCGCTGATGCCCGACAGCGTCGGGCTCTACCCGGGCAACCACGTCACCATGCGTGGTATTCCCGTCGGCACCGTCACCGGCGTGCGGCCCGCCGGGGACAAGGTGCGGGTCGACTTCGCCGTCGACGCCGAGCACCCGGTGCTGGCGGACGCCTCCGCGACCACGTTGTCGCGCAACGTCACCACCGACCGCGACCTGGCCGTGCTGCACAGCGGCACCGTCCTGGACCGCTGGGACCCGGGGCAGTGTCTGACCCGCACCCTGACACCGAAGAGTCTCACCGAGACCCTGCACGCGGTGGCGGAGCTGTCGGAGCAGTTACTCGGCCCGGAAACCGAGCAGAACGACGAGATCGGGCGGCTGGTCACGCAATTGAATACCGCCACCGCCGGGACGGGCCCGCAGCTCAACGCCCTCATCGCCAAACTCGGTGCCGCGCTGGACCACCCCGACGCGGCCATCGGCCGGTTGTCCGGGATCATCGACAGCCTCGCCGCGCTGGCCGACAGCGTCTCAACGCACTGGGGCACCATCAATTCGATGGTGCTGGGGCTGGAATCGATCCTGCGTCAGGTCAACAACGAACTGTTCAGCGAGACCACCGTCATCATCGACCGTTTCCGCCGGGTGCTGCCCATGCTCAACGACATCACCACGATGTTCGGCGATCCGATCTTCCTGCTACTGGACGCGTCGGTACCGCTGATCCGGTTCCTCGGCGCGCACATCGCGACGCTGCGCCAGATCGTCGAGATGATCCCCGTGATCACCGGCGCCTTCACCGCGATCATCGATCCGCGCACCGGCGCACCCGGGCTCACCTACGCGCCACCGCGGGTCACCGTACCCACACCGGAGGCCGAGAAGATCTGTGCCGCGATCGCCATGGTCGCGCCGGGGCGGTGCTCGGCCGCCGACGGCGTGGCGACCGTGGATCTGGTGCGGCTGGTCCTGGCCTCGGCAGGTGCACGATGA
- a CDS encoding MlaD family protein, whose protein sequence is MRPAARLRRAALPLGMAAVLVCGACSFDPSTLPLPGASVSGPSYHIRIEFSDVLNLPARAKVVANGAQVGVATHIGLAQSDREPADGGHAVVEAEIDDTVQLPTTTTAVLRQNTLLGDIHIALTTPPDGFGDLLRDGDTIPLGQTRPAVRVEDTLAGVATFVQGGAIQHLQDLVTDLNGVLPQDPAQTARIFQVLGADAVDLSANLNQVDELLNGFTKDSQVMYDRRDTLAELLTESAVEQLSAAVATIVNVIGVLGGMAPVAHALTWLAPVAQSADNALGAIYPLLFTSAPLDLQRPSNLNAFVAVIRDKIIPFVEHGPKVNLRAVTITPPQGPPMPADDQVEQIVRTLRMIGVVR, encoded by the coding sequence ATGAGGCCCGCCGCCCGGCTGCGCCGGGCCGCGCTGCCCCTCGGCATGGCGGCGGTCCTGGTGTGCGGCGCATGCTCGTTCGACCCGTCGACGCTGCCGCTGCCCGGGGCGAGCGTGTCCGGCCCGTCGTATCACATCCGTATCGAGTTCTCCGATGTGCTGAACCTGCCCGCGCGGGCCAAGGTGGTCGCCAACGGCGCACAGGTCGGCGTCGCGACGCATATCGGACTGGCGCAGAGCGATCGCGAGCCCGCAGATGGCGGTCACGCCGTCGTGGAGGCCGAGATCGACGACACGGTGCAGCTACCCACGACGACCACGGCGGTCCTGCGGCAGAACACCCTGCTCGGCGATATCCACATCGCCTTGACCACTCCCCCAGACGGTTTCGGTGACCTCCTGCGCGACGGCGACACCATCCCCCTCGGCCAGACCCGGCCCGCCGTCCGTGTCGAGGACACCCTCGCCGGCGTCGCGACCTTCGTGCAGGGCGGCGCCATCCAGCATCTGCAGGACCTGGTCACCGACCTCAACGGTGTGCTGCCGCAGGACCCGGCGCAGACGGCGCGCATCTTCCAGGTGCTCGGCGCCGACGCCGTGGACCTGTCGGCCAATCTGAATCAGGTCGACGAACTGCTCAACGGCTTCACCAAGGATTCCCAGGTGATGTACGACCGGCGCGACACCCTCGCCGAACTACTCACCGAATCCGCCGTCGAGCAACTGTCGGCCGCGGTGGCCACCATCGTCAACGTCATCGGCGTCCTCGGCGGCATGGCTCCGGTCGCGCACGCGCTGACCTGGCTCGCCCCGGTGGCGCAGTCCGCGGACAACGCACTCGGGGCGATCTATCCGCTGCTGTTCACCAGCGCACCGCTGGACCTTCAGCGGCCGTCGAACCTCAACGCGTTCGTCGCGGTGATCCGCGACAAGATCATTCCGTTCGTCGAGCACGGGCCGAAGGTGAATCTGCGCGCGGTGACCATCACGCCGCCACAGGGCCCGCCGATGCCGGCCGATGACCAGGTCGAGCAGATCGTGCGGACCCTGCGAATGATCGGAGTCGTGCGATGA